Proteins from a genomic interval of Geodermatophilus obscurus DSM 43160:
- a CDS encoding WS/DGAT/MGAT family O-acyltransferase → MSPTDAGFYYAESENTPLHVGSVAVFEGPAPSYGDVVRLLLGKLPLVPRYRQRVRRVPLDLGRPLWVDDPHFQILYHVRHTAVPSPGGEEQLRNLAGRVLGQRLDLAKPLWELWLVEGLEDGRWALISKVHHCMVDGIAGTDLMQLVFDLTPDATHGEPQDWTPQRNPSSLEVVAGAVQDAVAHPLRELTRLPGAGGVRGAARAGRSLFAGVPSVTRKLATPTARSLNGPIGPHRRWAWSDAEFDELKRVRTAFGGTVNDVVLAAITGGFRELLERRGSLREGLVVRSLVPISVRRPGQRGQLGNQISPAFVDLPVGEPDPVARLASVRRQMDRHKEVMQAVDARSIIGMGDFVAPTMLSLGVRAAMSAGQMWCQAVTTNVPGPRVPLYVLGRRMCSAHAYVPIAGGIRVSIGIFSYLRTMTFGINADFDAFPDVDVLSGGIRRGIDELVAAAGDAAPSPAAG, encoded by the coding sequence ATGAGTCCGACCGATGCCGGGTTCTACTACGCGGAGAGCGAGAACACGCCGCTCCACGTGGGCTCCGTGGCGGTGTTCGAGGGACCGGCGCCCTCCTACGGCGACGTCGTGCGGCTGCTGCTCGGCAAGCTCCCGCTGGTCCCCCGCTACCGGCAGCGGGTCCGGCGGGTCCCGCTGGACCTGGGCCGGCCGCTGTGGGTCGACGACCCGCACTTCCAGATCCTGTACCACGTCCGGCACACCGCGGTCCCGAGCCCGGGCGGTGAGGAGCAGCTGCGCAACCTGGCCGGCCGGGTCCTCGGACAGCGCCTGGACCTCGCCAAGCCGCTGTGGGAGCTGTGGCTGGTCGAGGGCCTGGAGGACGGCCGCTGGGCGCTGATCTCCAAGGTCCACCACTGCATGGTCGACGGCATCGCCGGCACCGACCTGATGCAGCTCGTGTTCGACCTCACGCCCGACGCCACGCACGGCGAGCCGCAGGACTGGACCCCGCAGCGCAACCCGTCGTCCCTCGAGGTGGTCGCCGGCGCGGTGCAGGACGCCGTCGCCCACCCGCTGCGCGAGCTGACCCGGCTGCCCGGGGCGGGCGGGGTGCGCGGCGCCGCGCGGGCCGGACGGTCGCTGTTCGCCGGCGTGCCGTCCGTGACCCGCAAGCTGGCCACGCCGACCGCCCGCTCCCTCAACGGGCCGATCGGCCCGCACCGGCGGTGGGCCTGGTCCGACGCGGAGTTCGACGAGCTGAAGCGCGTCCGGACGGCGTTCGGCGGCACGGTCAACGACGTCGTCCTCGCCGCCATCACAGGTGGCTTCCGGGAGCTGCTGGAGCGGCGCGGGTCGCTGCGCGAGGGTCTCGTCGTGCGCTCGCTGGTGCCGATCTCGGTGCGCCGGCCGGGCCAGCGGGGGCAGCTGGGCAACCAGATCTCGCCGGCCTTCGTCGACCTGCCCGTCGGCGAGCCGGACCCGGTGGCCCGGCTGGCGTCGGTACGCCGGCAGATGGACCGGCACAAGGAGGTCATGCAGGCCGTCGACGCCCGCTCCATCATCGGGATGGGCGACTTCGTGGCGCCGACGATGCTGTCCCTGGGCGTGCGCGCCGCGATGTCGGCCGGGCAGATGTGGTGCCAGGCGGTCACCACCAACGTGCCCGGGCCACGGGTGCCGCTGTACGTGCTGGGCCGGCGGATGTGCTCCGCGCACGCCTACGTGCCGATCGCCGGTGGCATCCGGGTGTCCATCGGGATCTTCTCCTACCTCCGGACGATGACCTTCGGCATCAACGCCGACTTCGACGCCTTCCCTGACGTCGACGTCCTCTCCGGGGGCATCCGGCGCGGCATCGACGAGCTGGTCGCCGCTGCCGGGGACGCCGCCCCCTCCCCCGCGGCCGGCTGA
- a CDS encoding zinc ribbon domain-containing protein, whose product MKADHFDQQKLLDLAAEDVALGQLAHRRRTLRENAAVDSAAESERELAAAVVRAETEVRDLQREVKRLEGDVETVRARVTRDQGLLDSGSVSAKQMTDLQHEMQSLARRKSDLEDQELELMEQLETAEATLAEAQQGHETAQADLARAEQLRDDALADIADGTARHEAARTEAAARIPADLLALYERIRTQTGGTGAAVLRSRQCQGCRLELFGRELAAVRNADPHEVVRCDNCGRILVRTAESGL is encoded by the coding sequence GTGAAGGCCGACCACTTCGATCAGCAGAAACTGCTGGACCTCGCCGCCGAGGACGTCGCCCTGGGCCAGCTGGCCCACCGCCGGCGCACCCTCCGCGAGAACGCCGCGGTGGATTCCGCCGCCGAGTCGGAGCGGGAGCTGGCCGCCGCCGTGGTGCGCGCCGAGACCGAGGTCCGCGACCTGCAGCGGGAGGTCAAGCGGCTCGAGGGCGACGTCGAGACGGTGCGCGCGCGGGTCACCCGCGACCAGGGGCTGCTGGACTCCGGCAGCGTCTCGGCCAAGCAAATGACCGACCTGCAGCACGAGATGCAGTCGCTGGCGCGGCGGAAGTCGGACCTGGAGGACCAGGAGCTCGAGCTCATGGAGCAGCTCGAGACCGCCGAGGCCACGCTCGCCGAGGCGCAGCAGGGCCACGAGACGGCGCAGGCCGACCTCGCGCGCGCCGAGCAGCTGCGCGACGACGCCCTGGCCGACATCGCCGACGGGACGGCGCGGCACGAGGCCGCCCGCACCGAGGCCGCCGCCCGCATCCCGGCCGACCTGCTGGCCCTCTACGAGCGGATCCGCACCCAGACCGGTGGCACGGGCGCCGCCGTGCTGAGGTCCCGCCAGTGCCAGGGCTGCCGCCTCGAGCTGTTCGGCCGCGAGCTGGCCGCCGTCCGCAACGCCGACCCGCACGAGGTCGTGCGGTGCGACAACTGCGGCCGGATCCTGGTGCGCACGGCGGAGAGCGGGCTGTGA
- a CDS encoding NAD-dependent epimerase/dehydratase family protein, with product MAAPESDLTVAVTGPTGTFGAGLVPLLQADGRVRRIVGIARRPFDPAERGWTKMEYRRGDVRDPSALQEAFAGADVVVHLAFLITGNASRETTRAINVDGTLNVFRAAAAAGARRFVYASSVAAYGWHPDNPERIAEDWPVRPAARLFYAQEKAELEQLLDAESATTPGLALYLLRPPIVLGPNAVGAKDVLPGPLAPIGRRLFGRPRRLPVSVPVVTPEFRLQFVHQEDVGRALQLCVVAAGPPGAYNIAGDGVLTAADVAREFGALPIPVPAAPAQLAARAVARLPFLPPAAEWVEAASRPVIMDTAKAKQQLGWRPRYTGWEALRDTLR from the coding sequence GTGGCAGCCCCCGAGTCCGACCTCACCGTCGCCGTCACCGGTCCCACGGGGACCTTCGGCGCCGGCCTCGTCCCGCTCCTGCAGGCCGACGGCCGCGTGCGGCGCATCGTCGGCATCGCCCGCCGGCCGTTCGACCCGGCCGAGCGGGGCTGGACGAAGATGGAGTACCGGCGCGGGGACGTCCGCGACCCGTCCGCGCTGCAGGAGGCGTTCGCCGGCGCCGACGTCGTCGTCCACCTGGCCTTCCTCATCACCGGCAACGCCTCCCGCGAGACCACCCGGGCGATCAACGTCGACGGCACGCTCAACGTCTTCCGCGCCGCCGCGGCCGCCGGCGCCCGGCGCTTCGTCTACGCCTCGTCGGTCGCCGCCTACGGCTGGCACCCGGACAACCCCGAGCGCATCGCCGAGGACTGGCCGGTGCGCCCCGCCGCCCGGCTGTTCTACGCGCAGGAGAAGGCCGAGCTCGAGCAGCTGCTCGACGCCGAGTCGGCCACCACGCCCGGTCTCGCGCTGTACCTGCTGCGCCCGCCGATCGTCCTGGGGCCGAACGCCGTCGGCGCCAAGGACGTCCTGCCCGGCCCGCTGGCGCCGATCGGCCGCCGGCTGTTCGGCCGCCCGCGGCGGCTCCCGGTGAGCGTCCCGGTGGTGACGCCGGAGTTCCGGCTGCAGTTCGTGCACCAGGAGGACGTCGGCCGGGCGCTGCAGTTGTGCGTCGTCGCCGCCGGCCCGCCCGGCGCCTACAACATCGCCGGGGACGGCGTGCTGACCGCGGCCGACGTCGCCCGGGAGTTCGGCGCGCTGCCGATCCCGGTGCCCGCCGCCCCGGCCCAGCTCGCCGCCCGCGCGGTGGCCCGGCTGCCGTTCCTGCCGCCGGCCGCCGAGTGGGTGGAGGCGGCCAGCCGTCCGGTGATCATGGACACCGCCAAGGCCAAGCAGCAGCTGGGCTGGCGGCCCCGCTACACCGGGTGGGAGGCGCTGCGGGACACCCTGCGGTGA
- a CDS encoding Nif3-like dinuclear metal center hexameric protein has product MTVTLGEVVAALEARYDPALAEDWDAVGLVCGDPDEPVDRVLFAVDPVTAVVDEVVGTGAQLLVTHHPLFLTAVHGVPADDPKGRLVHRLIRAGAGLFVAHTNADRAPGSGVNDALAAALGLTGTVPLQPAATDPRAGLGRVGRLPEAASLQRFAELVAAALPETVGGVRAAGDPERRIETVAVCGGSGGSLLPAAAAAGADVLLTSDLRHHPVSEAQELRGPAVCDVAHFASEWPWLPVAADVLARDLSGRVEVAVSQRRTDPWTSHAGADR; this is encoded by the coding sequence GTGACCGTCACACTGGGGGAGGTCGTCGCCGCGCTCGAGGCGCGCTACGACCCGGCGCTGGCCGAGGACTGGGACGCCGTGGGGCTCGTCTGCGGCGATCCCGACGAGCCGGTGGACCGGGTGCTCTTCGCCGTCGACCCGGTGACCGCCGTCGTCGACGAGGTGGTGGGGACCGGCGCGCAGCTGCTCGTCACCCACCACCCGCTGTTCCTCACCGCCGTCCACGGCGTCCCGGCCGACGACCCCAAGGGCCGCCTGGTGCACCGGCTGATCCGCGCCGGCGCCGGCCTCTTCGTCGCGCACACCAACGCCGACCGCGCGCCCGGCTCCGGCGTGAACGACGCCCTCGCCGCCGCCCTCGGGCTCACCGGCACCGTCCCGCTCCAGCCGGCCGCCACCGACCCCCGCGCCGGGCTGGGCCGCGTCGGCCGGCTCCCCGAGGCGGCGTCCCTCCAGCGGTTCGCCGAGCTCGTCGCCGCAGCCCTGCCGGAGACCGTGGGCGGCGTCCGCGCGGCCGGGGACCCGGAACGGCGCATCGAGACGGTCGCCGTCTGCGGCGGCAGCGGCGGCTCCCTGCTCCCGGCCGCCGCCGCGGCAGGCGCCGACGTCCTCCTCACCAGCGACCTGCGACACCACCCGGTGTCCGAGGCGCAGGAGCTGCGGGGTCCGGCGGTGTGTGACGTGGCACACTTCGCCTCCGAGTGGCCCTGGCTGCCCGTCGCGGCCGACGTCCTCGCCCGTGACCTGTCCGGCCGGGTGGAGGTCGCCGTGTCCCAGCGGCGCACGGACCCGTGGACGTCGCACGCCGGGGCCGACCGCTGA
- the nadA gene encoding quinolinate synthase NadA: protein MTATIAPATSAVSGDERTLSPAEYETWAAEVRRLAEERGAVILAHNYQVPEIQDVAHVTGDSLYLSRVAAQTDAREIVFCGVHFMAETAKILSPDKTVLLPDHDAGCSLADSITAEQLREWKAEHPGAVVVSYVNTTAAVKAETDICCTSSNAADVVRSIPADREILFCPDQFLGAHVKRVTGRDDIHVWAGECHVHAGISPSDVRAQVAAHPDAEILVHPECGCTTSVLDLVSHGDLPAERTRVLSTGGMVEQAATTRAPQVLVATEVGILHQLRALNAGTQFIPMNDRAACRYMKMITPAKLLQTLRTGGGAVDVDAETAARARRAVEAMIAIGEPGRGGE from the coding sequence GTGACCGCCACCATCGCGCCCGCCACCTCCGCCGTCTCCGGCGACGAGCGCACCCTCTCCCCGGCCGAGTACGAGACGTGGGCCGCGGAGGTCCGCCGGCTGGCCGAGGAGCGCGGCGCGGTGATCCTGGCGCACAACTACCAGGTCCCCGAGATCCAGGACGTCGCCCACGTCACCGGCGACTCGCTGTACCTGTCCCGGGTCGCGGCGCAGACCGACGCCCGCGAGATCGTCTTCTGCGGCGTCCACTTCATGGCCGAGACGGCGAAGATCCTCTCGCCGGACAAGACCGTGCTGCTGCCCGACCACGACGCCGGCTGCTCGCTGGCCGACTCGATCACCGCCGAGCAGCTGCGCGAGTGGAAGGCCGAGCACCCCGGCGCCGTCGTCGTCAGCTACGTGAACACCACCGCGGCTGTGAAGGCCGAGACCGACATCTGCTGCACGTCGTCCAACGCGGCCGACGTCGTCCGGTCGATCCCGGCCGACCGCGAGATCCTCTTCTGCCCCGACCAGTTCCTCGGCGCGCACGTCAAGCGGGTGACCGGGCGGGACGACATCCACGTGTGGGCGGGAGAGTGCCACGTGCACGCCGGCATCAGCCCGTCCGACGTCCGCGCGCAGGTGGCCGCCCACCCGGACGCCGAGATCCTGGTGCACCCGGAGTGCGGGTGCACCACCTCGGTGCTGGACCTGGTCAGCCACGGCGACCTGCCGGCCGAGCGCACCCGGGTCCTCTCCACCGGCGGCATGGTCGAGCAGGCCGCGACCACCCGGGCGCCCCAGGTGCTGGTGGCCACCGAGGTCGGCATCCTGCACCAGCTGCGGGCGCTCAACGCCGGGACGCAGTTCATCCCGATGAACGACCGCGCCGCCTGCCGCTACATGAAGATGATCACGCCGGCGAAGCTGCTGCAGACCCTGCGCACCGGCGGGGGCGCGGTGGACGTCGACGCGGAGACCGCCGCCCGGGCCCGCCGGGCCGTGGAGGCGATGATCGCCATCGGCGAGCCCGGCCGCGGGGGCGAGTAG
- a CDS encoding GNAT family N-acetyltransferase, which yields MAGVVVRVASAADLLELPAVEDAADELFRARGVLDLPAAAPAPLRARAWRVLVVGRPVVGFAVLDRVDGDVHLEQLSVHPASMRQGIGAALLGAAVSAAWVVGARRVTLLTYADVPWNAPWYARHGWQVTDDLGPELQALAAHEEELGLTRRGRRVAMARPV from the coding sequence GTGGCAGGTGTCGTCGTCCGGGTCGCCTCGGCCGCGGACCTGCTGGAGCTCCCCGCGGTCGAGGACGCCGCCGACGAGCTGTTCCGGGCGCGGGGCGTGCTGGACCTGCCGGCCGCGGCTCCGGCCCCCCTGCGCGCCCGAGCGTGGCGGGTGCTGGTCGTCGGCCGGCCGGTGGTCGGGTTCGCCGTCCTGGACCGGGTGGACGGCGACGTGCACCTGGAGCAGCTCTCGGTGCACCCGGCGTCGATGCGACAGGGCATCGGCGCGGCGCTGCTCGGGGCCGCGGTGTCCGCGGCCTGGGTGGTCGGCGCGCGGCGGGTCACGCTGCTCACCTACGCCGACGTGCCGTGGAACGCGCCCTGGTACGCCCGGCACGGGTGGCAGGTGACCGACGACCTCGGGCCCGAGCTGCAGGCGCTCGCCGCGCACGAGGAGGAGCTGGGCCTGACCCGGCGCGGCCGCCGCGTCGCCATGGCGCGGCCGGTCTAG
- a CDS encoding alpha/beta fold hydrolase, whose translation MSAHELTVRTDDGVDLHVEVDGIENASLTVVLSHGFTARLGEWDLQREALRNRARLVLWDQRGHGRSGWTPLTRASIDRTGRDLGQVLDAVAPRGPVVLAGHSMGGMSVMALARRRPELFGTRVVGAFLLATSAGGLATTGVVGLTVRLLRALGLLPVYLWLLQLWAPLLERLRRRGTRTGRWYTRRYLFGRDDADPEQVRMVQDLLEETPLPVTMAFYASFVEHDESAALPVLARVPVTVVAASHDRLTPLPHGRRLAEDIGPAAELVVVDGAGHSVNLTRPAIVDAAFLRLLDRAEAVGRAA comes from the coding sequence GTGAGCGCACACGAGCTGACCGTCCGCACCGACGACGGCGTCGACCTGCACGTCGAGGTGGACGGGATCGAGAACGCCTCGCTGACCGTCGTCCTCAGCCACGGGTTCACCGCCCGCCTGGGTGAGTGGGACCTGCAGCGGGAGGCGCTGCGGAACCGCGCCCGGCTGGTGCTGTGGGACCAGCGCGGGCACGGCCGCTCCGGCTGGACGCCGCTGACCCGGGCGAGCATCGACCGCACCGGCCGGGACCTCGGCCAGGTGCTCGACGCCGTCGCCCCCCGGGGCCCGGTGGTGCTGGCCGGCCACTCGATGGGCGGGATGAGCGTCATGGCGCTGGCCCGCCGGCGCCCCGAGCTGTTCGGCACCCGCGTCGTCGGCGCCTTCCTGCTGGCCACCTCCGCCGGCGGGCTGGCCACCACCGGCGTCGTCGGCCTCACGGTGCGCCTGCTGCGTGCGCTCGGCCTGCTGCCGGTCTACCTCTGGCTGCTGCAGCTGTGGGCGCCGCTGCTGGAGCGCTTACGCCGCCGCGGCACCCGGACCGGGCGCTGGTACACCCGCCGCTACCTGTTCGGCAGGGACGACGCCGACCCGGAGCAGGTCCGGATGGTGCAGGACCTGCTGGAGGAGACGCCGCTGCCGGTCACGATGGCCTTCTACGCTTCCTTCGTCGAGCACGACGAGTCCGCGGCCCTGCCGGTGCTGGCCCGCGTGCCGGTCACCGTCGTCGCCGCCAGCCACGACCGGCTGACCCCGCTCCCCCACGGACGCCGGCTGGCCGAGGACATCGGCCCGGCGGCCGAGCTCGTCGTCGTCGACGGCGCCGGCCACAGCGTCAACCTGACCCGCCCCGCGATCGTCGACGCGGCGTTCCTGCGGCTGCTGGACCGGGCGGAGGCCGTCGGGCGAGCGGCCTGA
- a CDS encoding bifunctional RNase H/acid phosphatase translates to MKRFVVEADGGSRGNPGPAGYGALVRDATTGKVLAERAESVGRATNNVAEYGGLVAGLQAALDLDPTADVEVRMDSKLVVEQMSGRWKVKHPDMQKLALQARQIARQLGSVRYTWVPRAQNGAADALANSAMDGRPVHRDLAAEPSTVEDDVQPVAPRAPAVTTVTHLLRHGRTEHTPERRYSGRNDLPLSATGRAEAEAAAKRAAELDVDVIVASPLRRTRETAEVVGAVLGLPVQYDDDLVELDFGDLEGLTAEEAKQRHPLAERRFAEDITVAAPGGESVADVSDRVARARARILRGHAGKTVLVVSHVTPIKLLLAAGLDVADDVVHRVFLEAASFCTVAWRSDGRAAVRLVNDTGHLR, encoded by the coding sequence GTGAAGCGGTTCGTCGTGGAGGCCGACGGCGGCTCGCGGGGCAATCCCGGGCCGGCCGGCTACGGCGCTCTCGTCCGGGACGCGACCACCGGGAAGGTGCTGGCGGAGCGGGCCGAGTCCGTCGGGCGGGCCACCAACAACGTCGCCGAGTACGGCGGCCTGGTCGCCGGGCTGCAGGCGGCGCTGGACCTCGACCCGACCGCCGACGTCGAGGTGCGGATGGACTCCAAGCTCGTCGTCGAGCAGATGTCGGGCCGCTGGAAGGTCAAGCACCCCGACATGCAGAAGCTGGCGCTGCAGGCCCGGCAGATCGCCCGGCAGCTGGGCAGCGTCCGCTACACCTGGGTGCCGCGGGCGCAGAACGGCGCCGCCGACGCGCTCGCCAACAGCGCGATGGACGGCCGGCCGGTCCACCGCGACCTCGCCGCCGAGCCCAGCACCGTCGAGGACGACGTCCAGCCGGTGGCCCCCCGCGCGCCCGCCGTCACCACCGTCACGCACCTGCTGCGGCACGGCCGCACCGAGCACACCCCGGAACGCCGCTACAGCGGCCGCAACGACCTGCCGCTGTCGGCCACCGGGCGCGCCGAGGCCGAGGCGGCGGCGAAACGGGCCGCGGAGCTGGACGTCGACGTCATCGTGGCCTCGCCGCTGCGCCGCACCCGGGAGACCGCCGAGGTGGTCGGCGCGGTGCTCGGGCTGCCGGTGCAGTACGACGACGACCTGGTCGAGCTGGACTTCGGCGACCTCGAGGGCCTCACCGCCGAGGAGGCGAAGCAGCGGCACCCGCTGGCCGAGCGGCGGTTCGCCGAGGACATCACCGTGGCCGCGCCGGGCGGCGAGTCGGTCGCCGACGTCAGCGACCGCGTGGCCCGCGCCCGGGCCCGCATCCTCCGCGGGCACGCCGGGAAGACGGTGCTCGTCGTCTCCCACGTCACGCCCATCAAGCTGCTGCTCGCCGCCGGCCTCGACGTCGCCGACGACGTCGTCCACCGGGTGTTCCTCGAGGCGGCGTCGTTCTGCACCGTCGCCTGGCGCTCCGACGGGCGCGCCGCCGTCCGCCTGGTCAACGACACCGGCCACCTGCGGTGA
- a CDS encoding sulfite exporter TauE/SafE family protein — protein MSALDLAIAAGVALVAGVVNSVAGGGSLILFPTLVALGLGTVAANVTNSIAQWPGYLGGVLGFRAEYAGQRGRLLRFGVVALLGGVAGSVLLLTTPSAAFDVVVPVLVLLASLLLAVQPLLTRRLKQAEDGGPRRDPVWLYVALFLATVYGGYFGGALGVILVGVLGVGLHRLKLANALKSALSAVTATVTLVVFGLFGPVDWQVVAVAAPASLLGGFLGARIATRIPTTPLRVFIVGFGVAVSIYLFTRI, from the coding sequence GTGTCCGCCCTCGACCTGGCCATCGCGGCAGGCGTCGCCCTCGTCGCCGGCGTCGTCAACTCCGTCGCCGGTGGCGGATCGCTGATCCTCTTCCCCACCCTGGTGGCGCTGGGGCTGGGCACGGTGGCCGCCAACGTGACCAACTCGATCGCCCAGTGGCCGGGCTACCTCGGCGGCGTCCTCGGCTTCCGCGCCGAGTACGCCGGCCAGCGCGGCCGGCTGCTCCGCTTCGGCGTCGTCGCGCTGCTCGGTGGCGTCGCCGGCAGCGTCCTGCTGCTCACCACGCCGTCCGCGGCCTTCGACGTCGTCGTCCCCGTGCTCGTGCTGCTGGCCAGCCTGCTGCTGGCCGTGCAGCCGCTGCTCACCCGGCGGCTGAAGCAGGCCGAGGACGGCGGTCCGCGGCGCGACCCGGTGTGGCTCTACGTGGCGCTGTTCCTGGCGACCGTCTACGGCGGCTACTTCGGCGGCGCGCTCGGCGTCATCCTGGTCGGCGTCCTCGGGGTGGGCCTGCACCGGCTCAAGCTGGCCAACGCGCTGAAGTCGGCGCTCTCGGCGGTCACCGCCACCGTCACGCTCGTCGTCTTCGGCCTGTTCGGCCCGGTCGACTGGCAGGTCGTCGCCGTCGCCGCCCCGGCCAGCCTGCTCGGCGGCTTCCTCGGCGCCCGGATCGCCACCCGCATCCCGACCACGCCGCTGCGGGTCTTCATCGTGGGGTTCGGCGTCGCAGTGTCGATCTACCTGTTCACCCGCATCTGA
- a CDS encoding DoxX family protein, which yields MELTRTATVLAAALGGSGVLHLVRPRTYEWLVPPELGDARAWVHASGVAETATAGLMAVPATRRAGGWAAAALLAAFVPAHLHTFRVVPRRALPMTVAAVRLPLQVPLIRIALRVARGR from the coding sequence GTGGAGCTCACGCGGACGGCGACGGTCCTGGCGGCGGCGCTCGGCGGGTCGGGGGTGCTGCACCTGGTCCGGCCGCGGACGTACGAGTGGCTGGTGCCGCCGGAGCTGGGCGACGCCCGCGCCTGGGTGCACGCCAGCGGGGTCGCCGAGACCGCGACCGCCGGGCTGATGGCGGTGCCGGCGACGCGGCGGGCCGGGGGCTGGGCCGCGGCGGCGCTGCTGGCCGCGTTCGTGCCCGCGCACCTGCACACCTTCCGGGTGGTGCCGCGGCGGGCGCTGCCGATGACGGTCGCCGCCGTCCGGTTGCCGCTGCAGGTGCCGCTCATCCGCATCGCGCTGCGCGTGGCGCGGGGCCGATGA
- a CDS encoding FUSC family protein, whose translation MESSGTVAERALRAPAWLEELVRTTPPPVPWRDVVRFAVTVPAPLAVAVAVEGGIEPGPVLGAGVFATTGALAGSLAPQGGPLRDRLRRTAAATVFGGIGLVVGQFAAGGGWLPVVVVALAAALAAFVSAVNSALSLGALQLLVYTALASGLVTPLSPAAEVGCFVVGAAWATLTTLVQYATERNDPDRTAVSTVFTRIAELLAAAGTPQAEEARRELTTALNDAYDRVIRSRSRTAGRTRELSELAGVLNAAAPLVEGTVAAARAGVPADPQDVGAVHALAAAVAGTRDLPEERPEHLERGAPTRRAVRHGVRLAWNVVGDPEERAGAAVPQPRPDPRSRLRDLGDRTLGSADTRAFAVRLALCMTIAEIARQYLPIERPYWVLLTVAIVLKPDFGSVFTRAIQRGAGTLVGVLLGSLLLLALPRNAWVLVAMSVAAALLPWGRAANFGLFSVFQTPVIILLLDLALPGGPGLVGARLLDTLIGCAIVLVFGYLLWPQTWRAPLDEALRDAAHALDEFVEAAFTGSPSERRRARRRSYRALTELHTQLQRRLAEPPPVSTRAAAFWPVIVQLERTSDAVTEAVIATRHGEPAPDLAQVAVLRRAIRELEDDIRAHRPPDDAEIHAEGVLAPVAREVDAARRLVRDAAPGRRPGTAVADE comes from the coding sequence ATGGAAAGCTCGGGGACCGTGGCGGAGCGGGCGTTGCGTGCACCGGCCTGGCTCGAGGAGCTGGTGCGCACGACGCCTCCCCCGGTGCCCTGGCGGGACGTCGTCCGCTTCGCCGTGACCGTGCCCGCGCCGCTGGCCGTGGCGGTCGCCGTCGAGGGGGGCATCGAGCCCGGCCCGGTGCTCGGTGCCGGCGTCTTCGCCACGACCGGCGCGCTGGCCGGCAGCCTCGCCCCGCAGGGCGGACCGCTGCGCGACCGGCTGCGCCGCACGGCCGCGGCGACCGTCTTCGGCGGCATCGGGCTGGTCGTCGGCCAGTTCGCGGCCGGCGGCGGCTGGCTGCCGGTGGTGGTCGTCGCGCTCGCGGCGGCGCTCGCGGCGTTCGTGAGCGCGGTCAACTCCGCGCTCTCCCTCGGCGCCCTGCAGCTGCTGGTCTACACCGCGCTGGCCTCCGGGCTGGTCACCCCGCTCTCCCCCGCGGCCGAGGTCGGCTGCTTCGTCGTCGGCGCGGCGTGGGCCACGCTCACCACGCTGGTCCAGTACGCCACCGAGCGCAACGACCCCGACCGGACGGCGGTCTCCACCGTCTTCACCCGCATCGCCGAGCTGCTCGCCGCGGCCGGGACCCCGCAGGCGGAGGAGGCCCGGCGGGAGCTGACCACCGCCCTCAACGACGCCTACGACCGGGTCATCCGCTCCCGCAGCCGCACCGCCGGGCGCACCCGCGAGCTCTCCGAGCTGGCCGGCGTGCTGAACGCGGCCGCGCCGCTGGTCGAGGGGACGGTCGCCGCCGCCCGCGCCGGGGTGCCCGCCGACCCGCAGGACGTCGGCGCCGTCCACGCGCTGGCCGCCGCGGTCGCCGGCACCCGGGACCTGCCCGAGGAGCGCCCGGAGCACCTGGAACGGGGGGCACCCACCCGGCGGGCGGTCCGCCACGGGGTGCGGCTGGCCTGGAACGTCGTCGGCGACCCCGAGGAGCGGGCCGGCGCCGCGGTGCCCCAGCCCAGGCCGGACCCGCGCTCCCGGCTGCGCGACCTCGGCGACCGCACGCTGGGCAGCGCCGACACCCGCGCCTTCGCCGTCCGCCTGGCGCTGTGCATGACGATCGCCGAGATCGCCCGCCAGTACCTGCCCATCGAGCGGCCCTACTGGGTGCTGCTCACCGTCGCGATCGTGCTCAAGCCGGACTTCGGGTCGGTGTTCACCCGCGCGATCCAGCGCGGTGCCGGCACGCTGGTCGGCGTCCTCCTCGGCTCGCTGCTGCTCCTGGCGCTGCCGCGGAACGCCTGGGTGCTGGTGGCCATGTCCGTCGCCGCGGCGCTGCTGCCGTGGGGCCGGGCGGCCAACTTCGGCCTGTTCTCGGTCTTCCAGACGCCGGTGATCATCCTGCTGCTCGACCTCGCCCTCCCCGGTGGCCCCGGGCTGGTCGGCGCGCGGCTGCTCGACACCCTCATCGGCTGCGCGATCGTGCTGGTGTTCGGCTACCTGCTGTGGCCGCAGACCTGGCGGGCGCCGCTCGACGAGGCGCTGCGCGACGCCGCCCACGCCCTCGACGAGTTCGTCGAGGCGGCCTTCACCGGCAGCCCCAGCGAGCGGCGCCGCGCGCGGCGGCGCAGCTACCGGGCCCTCACCGAGCTGCACACGCAGCTGCAGCGCCGGCTGGCCGAGCCGCCACCGGTCAGCACCCGCGCCGCCGCGTTCTGGCCGGTCATCGTGCAGTTGGAACGGACGTCGGACGCCGTCACCGAGGCCGTGATCGCCACCCGCCACGGCGAGCCCGCGCCCGACCTCGCCCAGGTGGCCGTCCTGCGCCGGGCGATCCGTGAACTCGAGGACGACATCCGCGCGCACCGGCCACCCGACGACGCCGAGATCCACGCCGAGGGCGTGCTCGCGCCGGTCGCCCGCGAGGTGGACGCCGCTCGCCGGCTGGTCCGCGACGCCGCTCCCGGCCGCCGTCCCGGTACCGCCGTCGCCGACGAGTAG